In one window of Caballeronia sp. TF1N1 DNA:
- the tagF gene encoding type VI secretion system-associated protein TagF produces MSDALGDSFGDDGAAIAGWYGKLPSLGDFAARRLSDAFVAPWDAWLAQRVAETQHALGADWLSLYLTCPVWRFFAMPGAIAPTLAHCWTGVVMASVDRVGRHFPLTIAAALPNAPATGSEIAALWEWLSAIESVALAALDFDHTVERLDAQLAALPLPLPPSAREVAPAAFLREPWIVGSASALPDALTRLFAPVWQAEIHGMSMWTSAQAAPDPPDPPDPPDSLVPGTPPPPSALDTAPRPFTIWPTFGLPDTALFTTMLRDGAP; encoded by the coding sequence ATGAGCGACGCCCTCGGCGATAGCTTCGGCGACGACGGCGCGGCTATCGCCGGCTGGTACGGCAAGCTCCCGTCGCTCGGCGATTTCGCGGCACGACGCCTGTCCGATGCGTTCGTCGCGCCGTGGGATGCGTGGCTCGCGCAGCGCGTCGCGGAGACACAGCACGCGCTGGGCGCGGACTGGCTGTCGCTGTATCTGACGTGCCCGGTGTGGCGCTTCTTCGCGATGCCGGGCGCCATCGCGCCGACGCTCGCGCATTGCTGGACGGGCGTCGTGATGGCGTCGGTGGATCGCGTCGGCAGGCATTTTCCGTTGACGATTGCGGCAGCGCTGCCGAACGCGCCCGCGACCGGCAGCGAGATCGCCGCGCTGTGGGAATGGCTCTCGGCGATAGAGAGCGTGGCGCTCGCCGCGCTCGATTTCGATCACACCGTCGAGCGGCTCGATGCGCAGCTCGCCGCCCTGCCCTTGCCGCTGCCGCCGTCCGCGCGCGAGGTCGCGCCCGCGGCGTTCCTGCGCGAGCCCTGGATCGTCGGCTCGGCCAGCGCGCTGCCGGACGCGCTCACACGCCTCTTTGCGCCCGTCTGGCAGGCGGAGATTCACGGCATGAGCATGTGGACGTCCGCGCAAGCCGCGCCCGATCCTCCCGATCCTCCCGATCCTCCCGATTCACTCGTGCCCGGCACGCCACCGCCTCCCTCCGCGCTCGACACCGCGCCGCGTCCGTTCACGATCTGGCCGACCTTCGGCCTGCCGGACACCGCTCTCTTCACGACCATGCTGCGGGACGGCGCACCATGA